The DNA window AACGCGCCACCTGGCGCATGTACGCGCCGCACAAGGTGAAGTTCGCCGTCAGCGGCTGCCCGCGCAACTGCGCCGAATCGGGCATCAAGGACGTGGGCATCATCGGTGTCGATTCCGGCTGGGAGATGTATGTCGGCGGCAACGGCGGCATCAAGACCGAAGTGGCGCAATTCCTCGTCAAGCTCAAGACCCAGGAGGAGGTGCTGGAATACACGGGCGCCTTCATCCAGCTCTACCGCGAAGAGGGCTGGTATCTGGAGCGCACCGTGCATTTCATCGCCCGCGTCGGGCTGGACTATGTGAAGCAGCGCGTGCTCGACGACGCCGCTGGCCGCGAGGCGCTGCGGGAGCGCCTGCAGTTCGCCCTGCAAGGCGAGCCCGACCCGTGGTTCGAGATCGACCGCGCCCAGGTGGACACGCGGCAGTTCATTCCCATCGTGCCGATCGCCGCCGTCGCTGCGCAAGGAGAACCGGCATGAGCGCTGCCGACTTCGCTGCCGATCTGGCAAGCGCCGCCCACGCCGATGCGGCCTGGACCCAAGTCTGCACCCTGGCCGACATCCCCGCCCTCGGCGCGCGCCGCGTGCGCCGCCCCGATGGCGTGGACATCGCCCTGTTCCGCGCCGAAAGCGACCGCATCTACGCCCTGCTCGACCGCTGCCCGCACAAGGGCGGCCCGCTGTCGCAAGGCATCGTCTTCGGCGAGTCGGTCGCCTGCCCGCTGCACAACTGGACCATCCGGCTGGGTGATGGCCGCGCCCAGGCTCCGGACGACGGCTGCACCCCCGCCTTCGCCGTGAAGGTGGAGGGCGAGCAG is part of the Thiomonas sp. X19 genome and encodes:
- the nirD gene encoding nitrite reductase small subunit NirD, yielding MSAADFAADLASAAHADAAWTQVCTLADIPALGARRVRRPDGVDIALFRAESDRIYALLDRCPHKGGPLSQGIVFGESVACPLHNWTIRLGDGRAQAPDDGCTPAFAVKVEGEQVYLRRDQLHAPIAAMAASTCHGAACGSAA